A region from the Riemerella anatipestifer genome encodes:
- a CDS encoding acyl-CoA thioesterase — protein MTKKTPKDSLTVMTNIVLPNETNHLGNLFGGELLSKMDRCASISASRHCGRRVVTASVNHVSFNHPIPEGGVVVLESKVTRAFSTSMEVYVDVWMDDPITQKKVHTNEGIYTFVAVDAFNKPVPIPELEPETDIEKERYMAALRRKELSLILSGRMKAQDSVELKKLFI, from the coding sequence ATGACAAAAAAAACGCCTAAAGATAGCCTTACGGTAATGACTAATATTGTACTCCCAAACGAAACCAATCATTTGGGAAATTTGTTTGGGGGAGAGCTTCTCTCTAAAATGGATAGATGTGCTTCTATATCAGCCTCTAGACATTGCGGAAGGAGGGTAGTAACGGCTTCGGTAAACCATGTTTCCTTTAATCACCCTATTCCAGAAGGAGGTGTGGTGGTTTTGGAGTCCAAAGTAACCCGTGCATTTTCTACCTCTATGGAGGTTTATGTAGATGTATGGATGGACGACCCTATTACACAGAAAAAAGTGCATACCAACGAAGGAATATACACCTTTGTAGCGGTAGATGCGTTCAACAAGCCTGTGCCTATCCCAGAGTTAGAACCAGAAACGGATATAGAAAAAGAACGCTATATGGCAGCTCTTAGAAGAAAAGAACTTTCCCTTATCCTGTCTGGAAGAATGAAGGCTCAAGATTCTGTGGAGCTAAAAAAACTATTCATTTAA